Sequence from the Halobaculum rubrum genome:
CTTCAGGGCGGGGATGAATTCGACAACTCCTACGCAATCACCGTTCGATGGCAGGGCCGGATATTCCACGCTCGAATCCACACATTCAAGTAATTCTTCCTACATAGGTTACGTATGGCGAAACGGGTCGTCACACGCACCTACACTGCTTCCATACAGAACCAGAAACAGGTGTCCGACGACCTCGATTCGCTCGGGTTCTCAGCCTCGAAACTCTGGAACGTCGGACGATGGGTTTGTGACCGCGTGTGGTCAGAGATCGGTCACATTCCCGGTCACAACGAGCTCACCTCGTACCTGAAGTCGCACGAACGCTACGATGACCTGCATTCGCAGTCAAGTCAGCGAGTCCTTCAAGAACTCGCTGAGGCGTTCACCGGCTGGTACGGCAAACGACAAAACGGAGATACGAACGCGAACCCGCCGAAGTACCGCAAACACGGCGACGAACACCCGCGAAGCACTGTCACGTTCAAAGACGCAGGCTTCAAACTCGACACTACGTACAACCGAGTCCGACTCTCCAAGGGATCGAATCTCAAGGAGTATTGGTCTGACTTCATCCTCTGCGAGTATCAGACTCGTCCTGATGTTGACCTCTCCACTCTGGAGAACGTCCAACAAGTGCGGGCAGTCTGGACAGGTGACGAGTGGGAACTGCACTTCGTGTGCAAAGTCGAGATCGAGGTTGCTGAAGCGCCCGGTGAGAAGACAGTGGGTGTTGATCTCGGCATCAACAACTTCGCCGCACTCGCCTACGAAGACGGTCACAGCGAGTTGTACCCGCTCAACTGTCTGAAGCAGGATGACTACTACTTCAGCAAGCGACTCGCCCAGTGTGACGATTCGGACTCCGAGCAGGCCACCCGGTTGAACCAGAAGAAGTCGGCTCGTCGCACACACTACTTCCACACCCTTTCCAAGCACATCGTTCAGCGGTGTGTTGAGGAAGGTGTTGGAACGATCGTGGTTGGCGACCTCTCTGGGATCCGCGAGGGCGACGAGAACGGCGAGTCGAAAAACTGGGGGAAGCACGGCAACCTCGACCTGCACTCGTGGGCGTTTGACCGCTTCACCGACCTCCTCGAATACAAAGCCGAGATGGAAGGAATCACGGTTGAGTCGGTGTCAGAGCGCGATACATCGAAGTCGTGTTCGTGCTGTGGTCGGAAGCGTGACGCGAATCGTGTTGAACGTGGACTGTATGTCTGCGATGAGTGCGGGGCGCTGGCGAATGCAGACGTGAACGGCGCTGAGAACATTCGGCAGAAAGTATCTCCGAGTCCCGCCACGGATGGTGGTGATAGGAGTAACGGCTGGTTGGCACAGCCATCGACGTACCTGTTCGATCAAGAGAGCGGATGTTTCGCATCGCGAGAACAGGCCACGTCGTAAACCACAATATCCCAACGCGGTCGGGAATCCTCGCCCTTCAGGGCGGGGAGGAAGTCAAGAGTCAGACAGCCGCGCGACCACCTGGGTCCACGCCTCCTCGTGGTCGCCGTCCGACCAGGAAGTCCGGTGTTCGTCGACGATCAGGAAGCCCGCCTCGCGGAGCTGCTCGCGTGTCCGATCGATCCCCGGAAACGACCACGCCATCAGTACGCCGGTGTCTAACCAGTCCGGGTTCGCGCCGGACCAGCCGTCGGCGTCGGGCGCCGCCGTGAGGAGGAGGCGACCGCCGGGCCGGAGCACGCGAGCGAACTCTCGGTACACCGACGGGTGTTGCTCGATCGGGACGTGGATCACCGACCCCATCGCGGTCACGGCGTCGACGGCGTCCGCGGCGACCGGGAGCCGCGTCATGTCCCCGCGGACGAGGTCTGCGCCGGTCACCTCTCGGGCGAGCCGGAGCTGTGCCGCCGATAGGTCGACGCCGACGGCGTCGACGCCCGCCGGGAGTCGGTCCAGCACTGGCGTCCCCTGCCCGCAACCGGCGTCGACGAGCCGGCTTCCCGCATCGAGGTCCGCCAGGAACGACTCCACGACGGCGCCGTCGGTCGACGCGGACGACTCCCGCCACCGCCGGTAGTCCTCGGCCATTCCGTCGTAGCCGTCGCGCACCGCAGCCCGCTGTGTGTGTGGGTCGATATCTGGGCCGGCGTCGTCGTCCGCGTCGGAGGCGGGACAGCCGTCCGTCCCGTCGGAGGGTCCGTCGTCCATACGCGGCGGTCCGGTCGGGATGACAAAACTGTTCGGCCGCCTCGGGGGGCGCTCACACGGTACCGATATGATCGGTTCGATATTCGTCCCGGTGGAATTATACCCTGGAGCCGCGGAACCGCACGGATATGGCGGGGGGACCGATCGAGCCGTGGGCCTCGGTGTCGGAGCCGAGCGACGCCGTCCGCGACGCGCTCGCGGGCGAGCCCGGCGGCTTCGTCGCGCTCGGCGCGACGCTCTCGCCGGTCTGGGCGCTGCACGCGTGTCACGGCTGGCTCGTCGGCGCGGGGGTCGACCCGGGCGCGGCCGCCGCGACCGTCGTCGCCGCGGCGGTCGTCCGGTGGGCCGTCGGCGTCTCGCTGTTCGCGACGCGGGCGGTCGAGTGGTGAACGGGGCGGCTGACTGGTACCTGCGCCGGGTGCGTCATCGCCGCCGTGGACACTGTCGACGTCATGGCGGTTCCGTCGCCGTCCCGGGCGTC
This genomic interval carries:
- a CDS encoding class I SAM-dependent methyltransferase, whose protein sequence is MDDGPSDGTDGCPASDADDDAGPDIDPHTQRAAVRDGYDGMAEDYRRWRESSASTDGAVVESFLADLDAGSRLVDAGCGQGTPVLDRLPAGVDAVGVDLSAAQLRLAREVTGADLVRGDMTRLPVAADAVDAVTAMGSVIHVPIEQHPSVYREFARVLRPGGRLLLTAAPDADGWSGANPDWLDTGVLMAWSFPGIDRTREQLREAGFLIVDEHRTSWSDGDHEEAWTQVVARLSDS
- a CDS encoding RNA-guided endonuclease InsQ/TnpB family protein, with amino-acid sequence MAKRVVTRTYTASIQNQKQVSDDLDSLGFSASKLWNVGRWVCDRVWSEIGHIPGHNELTSYLKSHERYDDLHSQSSQRVLQELAEAFTGWYGKRQNGDTNANPPKYRKHGDEHPRSTVTFKDAGFKLDTTYNRVRLSKGSNLKEYWSDFILCEYQTRPDVDLSTLENVQQVRAVWTGDEWELHFVCKVEIEVAEAPGEKTVGVDLGINNFAALAYEDGHSELYPLNCLKQDDYYFSKRLAQCDDSDSEQATRLNQKKSARRTHYFHTLSKHIVQRCVEEGVGTIVVGDLSGIREGDENGESKNWGKHGNLDLHSWAFDRFTDLLEYKAEMEGITVESVSERDTSKSCSCCGRKRDANRVERGLYVCDECGALANADVNGAENIRQKVSPSPATDGGDRSNGWLAQPSTYLFDQESGCFASREQATS